GTCGAGCACGCCCGTCGCGCGGGCGGCCGCAAACGTGCGCCGCTGCGTCCGGTCGCCGGCGGCAAGGCCCCGGCCCGTCCGGCCGCGGTCGACCGCGAGCAGAACCAGGCGATTCGCGCGTGGGCCCGCAAGAACGGTTTCCAGGTGTCCGACCGTGGCCGGATCCCGTCGGAAGTTGTCGAGGCTTACCACAAGAAGAACTGACCCGGGCATTTCCGGATCCGCAGGGGACGTGCGCGCGGCAGGCCTTCGGTTCGAGAACCAGAAGAACTGCCGCCAGTGTTCGCGGACTTCGCAGCCGCTCCGCCGAACGGCCGTCGGGAGTATTCCCGGCGGCCGTTTCGCGTACCCGGATTAGCGTTCGGGCGAGACGCCGGTCCGGCAAGGATCGGTGCGGGAATCCGGATCTCTTCCCGGGCCGCCCGGCCTGGCGGCGAATGGAAGACCGGCGACCCGCTCTCAGTTTCCCGGCTTTCCGTCGTCCGGGGTGCCCGACATCGGCCGGCGGGCCGAGCGCGCGTACTCCGCGGGCGTGCGTCCGGTGACGGTGCGGAAGTCGCGCGTGAAGTGCGGCTGGTCGCTATAGCCGAGCCGGGCCGCGAGATCCGCGTAATCCGGCGGCCGCGGACTGGCGAGCAACCGGGCGGCCTCGTTCAACCGGTAGATCCGGATCGCCCACTTCGGCGTTGTCCCGACGTGCTCGGCGAACAACCGCTGCACCGCTCGCACCGAGAGACCGAGCGCCGCCGCCAGATCCGAGACCTTGATGACCTCCGGATCCGCCGCGATTTTTTCCACCGCTTCCACCGCGACCCGAGCGGCGCGCGGAATCGTCGGCCGGGATGCGATCAGCAAGTTGTCGATTGCAGTGATCATTTGTGCGTCGGTCGTCGCCTTCCGGACGGATTCCCCGGTTCGCGCGGAGGCCGGGCCGAAGATCTCCGGCACGCCGGTGACGCGGTCGGCGAGAGCGCGCAGCGGGGCGCCTAGGAAGCCGCGAAAAGCGCCGGGCCGGAAACGCGCCCCGATCCCGTGCCCGCGTCCGGCGAGCCGGTGTGTGAAGAGTTCGTGCGCCGGGCCGTAAACGCCGGTGGCGCCGGGAAAGAACGTCAGATGCACGGACAGGTTGGGCAGTACCTGTTGCTCGTGCGGTTCGGTGAGGTCCCAGCGCAGCATCCAGTGGTGCTCGACGAGGTCGCGCAGTTCCTCGGCCGGCGGATGCCGGGTGAGCGTGAACTTGGTGCGCGCCGTCTGTTCGTCCACGATGCCGCTGGGGATCCGCCGCATCCTCGAAACGGTAGTGTGTCGCGAAATTTCAAGACGGTCGCAGGTGATCGTGCTTGGCTCGAATACATGTCTCAGCACGCTGAACTGCTCGCCCCGGCCGCGGCGGAACTAGTGCGCGTCGCGGCCGCCGCGCCATCGTCGACCGCACCCACCCACTGTGCCGACTACGACGTCCGCGGTCTCGTCAACCACTTGCTCTATTGGGGGCCGTGGCTCGACGCCGCGCTCCGGCGCGAGCCGTACGAGCCGCCGGCGCCCACCGAGGCCGAAGCTTCGCTCGCCGGCGACGATTGGCTGCCGAGGCTCACGAAGCTGACCGAGCAGCTGGTCTCGACGCTCCAGAAGCCGGAAAGCTGGACCGGCACCGTCAAATTCGGGCCGCGCGACCTCCCCGCCGCAGTGATCGGCGACATGGTGCTCGGCGAGTTCGTCTTCCACGCCTGGGACTTGACCAAGGCTAGCGGCACCGAGCTGAACTGCTCAGACGAGGCCGCGGAAGCCGTTCTCGCGTTCGCGCTCGGGATGGGCGAGCAGGCCCGCGCGGGCGGGGTCTTCGGACCGTTGGTCGAGGTGCCGGACGGCGCGCCGGTGCTGCATCGGGCACTCGGCGCGGCCGGCCGGAATCCGTCCGCCTGAATTTTTCACTCGATGGAGATCATCGACGACACGTGCGCGGGCAGCCGTCGCACTCGGCTTCCCCGGGCAGCAGATACGAGAAGCAACAGCTCTCTCGACGCCGCTCCCACGACCGGTGCCCCTCGGCGGTGCTCGCCGTGCGCAAGGTGGACGCCGAGGTCAGCGGGCGGTAGCGCGCGTCCAGCACGAGGGCAGCGTCGGCGACGCCGGCTCCCTCGGCCTCGGCTGTCCCGCCTTGTCGCCCAGCGCGCCACAGCGCGCTGTCCAGCGCGTCGGTAGCGGCTGCCCACAGCATGCGGCGACCCAGCCGGGTGCCGGGCGCGTACGCGCGTACGAAGCGCGCAGCGTGGCCGATGAACTGCGCGCGCAACACCGCTGCGAGCGCGCGTTCGTCGCGGACCACAGTGGCCTCGCGGCGCGCGGAGCCGGGGTCTGTGGGCAAGCAGTAGAAGGCGTCGCTCAGGACGGCCATGCCTTCGGGATGCGGCCGGTCCGGGCCGAGGCCGAACGCGAGCTGCTCCGGCTTCAGGGACGGCACGCGGCGCTCGTGGTGCAGCAGCAGCGCGCCGACGTACGCCGGGACGTAGAGGTACCAGGACATGACGTAGCTGGCCGCGGTCTGGGCAGGCGCACTGCCGTGCTGTCGCGTGAGCCAGCTGGTCAGCAGCGATCGCCACTCGTCGAAGAGCGCCGGCTCTTTCAGCAGGTCGGAGCAGCGGAGCCAGCCGTCCGGCACGTCCGTTCGCAGCTGGTAGCGGACACCGGCGCGGACCAGCGAGGACGCGAGACCGTCGCCGATCTCCAAGGCGTCGTCGCGCGAGCGTTGCGGGTTCAGCGGGTTCCCCTCCGTCCCGGGCGTGGTGTGGCATTAGGCGTGCCTAACCTTACAGAGGAACGGATGTTGCGCCAATCGGGTGGCACCGGGCAAGGCAACCCGGCCGAACCAGGCTGTTCGCGCTCAGCGGACAGGGGCACCCGGGCGGAATCCTGAACGGGTTCCGTACGTTCGGCAGGGTGTAAAGGTGCAGCGCAACCGGATGAGCAGAGGTGGCCGCGATGGTCACCAGCCGGGTGCGAACGGGCCACCGGAGGCCGTAGTGGTACGCAAGCGCGACCGCTTGGCTACTAGAGTGGTCTCACGGTGCTGTCCTCCGTGGGTGCGAACCACGGTAGTTAAGGGCCGCCGACGCAGCAGTCGAGGGAGTGCGCATGTTTGAGAGGTTCACCGACCGCGCGAGGCGGGTGGTCGTCCTGGCCCAAGAAGAGGCCCGGATGCTCAACCACAACTACATCGGCACCGAGCACATCCTCCTGGGTCTGATCCACGAGGGTGAGGGTGTCGCCGCCAAGGCGCTGGAGTCGCTGGGCATCGCCCTCGAGGGCGTGCGCCAGCAGGTCGAGGAGATCATCGGCCAGGGCCAGCAGGCACCGAGCGGGCACATCCCGTTCACGCCTCGGGCGAAGAAGGTGCTGGAGCTGTCGCTGCGCGAAGCGCTGCAGCTCGGCCACAACTACATCGGCACGGAGCACATCCTGCTCGGCCTGATCCGCGAGGGCGAGGGCGTCGCCGCCCAGGTCCTGGTGAAGCTGGGCGCGGACCTCAACCGGGTCCGCCAGCAGGTGCTGCAGCTGCTGTCCGGATACCAGACCGGCGAGAAGTCCACCGAGGGCAGCTCGGGCCGCGGCGAGGGCACCCCGTCCTCTTCGCTGGTGCTGGACCAGTTCGGCCGCAACATGACCGTGCTCGCCCGCGAGGGCAAGCTCGACCCGGTCATCGGGCGCGGCAAGGAGATCGAGCGGGTCATGCAGGTGCTGTCCCGCCGCACCAAGAACAACCCGGTGCTCATCGGCGAGCCGGGCGTCGGCAAGACCGCCGTCGTCGAGGGCCTCGCCCAGAGCATCGTCAAGGGCGAGGTGCCGGAGACGCTCAAGGACAAGCAGCTGTACACGCTTGACCTGGGCTCCCTGGTCGCCGGCTCGCGCTACCGCGGTGACTTCGAAGAGCGCCTGAAGAAGGTGCTCAAGGAGATCAAGACCCGCGGCGACATCATCCTGTTCATCGACGAGCTGCACACGCTCGTCGGCGCGGGTGCGGCCGAGGGCGCGATCGACGCGGCGTCGATCCTCAAGCCGATGCTGGCCCGCGGCGAGCTGCAGACGATCGGCGCGACCACGCTCGAGGAGTACCGCAAGTACATCGAGAAGGACGCCGCGCTGGAACGCCGCTTCCAGCCGATCCAGGTCGGCGAGCCCTCGCTCGAGCACACCATCGAGATTCTGAAGGGCCTGCGCGACCGGTACGAGGCGCACCACCGCGTCTCGATCACCGACTCGGCGCTGGTCGCGGCCGCCACCCTGGCCGACCGCTACATCAACGACCGGTTCCTCCCGGACAAGGCGATCGACCTGATCGACGAGGCCGGCGCCCGGATGCGCATCCGCCGGATGACCGCTCCGCCGGACCTGCGCGAGTTCGACGAGAAGATCGCCGACGTCCGCCGGGACAAGGAATCCGCCATCGACGCGCAGGACTTCGAGCGGGCCGCGCGCCTGCGCGACGAGGAGAAGCAGCTCCTCGGCCAGAAGGGCGAGCGCGAGAAGCAGTGGAAGGACGGCGACCTCGACGTCGTCGCCGAGGTGGACGACGAGCAGATCGCGGAGGTGCTGGCGAACTGGACCGGCATCCCGGTGTTCAAGCTCACCGAGGAGGAGACCACCCGGCTGCTGCGCATGGAGGACGAACTCCACAAGCGCATCATCGGCCAGGAAGACGCCGTCAAGGCGGTCTCCCAGGCGATCCGCCGCACCCGTGCCGGCCTGAAGGACCCGAAGCGCCCGTCCGGTTCGTTCATCTTCGCCGGCCCGTCCGGTGTCGGTAAGACCGAGCTGTCCAAGGCGCTGGCGGCGTTCCTGTTCGGCGAGGACGACGCGCTCATCCAGATCGACATGGGCGAGTTCCACGACCGCTACACCGCTTCGCGGCTCTTCGGTGCCCCTCCGGGCTACGTCGGCTACGAAGAGGGCGGGCAGCTGACCGAGAAGGTGCGGCGCAAGCCGTTCTCGGTGGTGCTTTTCGACGAGATCGAAAAGGCGCACCAGGAGATCTACAACACCCTCCTGCAGGTGCTCGAAGACGGTCGCCTCACCGACGGCCAGGGCCGCACGGTCGACTTCAAGAACACCGTCCTGATCTTCACCTCGAACCTGGGCACCTCGGACATCTCCAAGTCCGTGAGCCTCGGCTTCTCCTCCGGAGCGGACACGACCAACCGCTACGAGAAGATGAAGCAGAAGGTCAACGAGGAAATGAAGAAGCATTTCCGGCCGGAGTTCCTGAACCGGATCGACGACATCATCGTCTTCCACCAGCTCAACCAGCAGCAGATCATCGAGATGGTGGATCTGATGATCGGCCGGGTCGAGACGCAGCTCAAGGCCAAGGACATGGAGATCGAGCTCACCGAGAAGGCGAAGGCGCTGCTGGCCAAGCGCGGCTTCGACCCGGTGCTCGGCGCCCGGCCGCTGCGTCGCACGATCCAGCGCGAGATCGAGGACCAGCTGTCCGAGAAGATCCTGTTCGGCGAGGTCGAGCCGGGCCAGATCATCCTGGTCGACGTCGAGGGCTGGAGCGGCAACCCGGAGGACCGCGACGACGAAGCGCACTTCACCTTCCGCGGTGAGAAGCGCCCGTCCTCGGTGCCGGACGCCCCGCCGGTCAGCATCGGCGCGACGGAGAACGGCGAAGCCGAGAACGACTGATCGCTCGACGAGAAAGGGCGGCTCCCACCCGTGGGAGCCGCCCTTTCTCTATTGTCGAGACCATGGGGTCTTCGCGAATTTCGCGGCACGTCGGGGCGAGCACTGCACTGTCGCTGCTGAGCGATGCGCAGTTGCTTGACCGGCTGTCCGCCGCCGAGGTGCTGTCCGAGGGGATCGGCGGCACCGGCGCCAAGCTGGACGTAGATGGCGTGCCGGTGTTCGCGAAGCGGGTGCCGCTCACGGCGCTGGAACAGCGGCACCGGCATTCCACTGCGAATCTCTATGGCCTGCCTGCC
This sequence is a window from Amycolatopsis benzoatilytica AK 16/65. Protein-coding genes within it:
- a CDS encoding histone-like nucleoid-structuring protein Lsr2, yielding MAQKVLVSLVDDLDGSEAEETVEFGLDGVSYQIDLSGENAEELRDALAQYVEHARRAGGRKRAPLRPVAGGKAPARPAAVDREQNQAIRAWARKNGFQVSDRGRIPSEVVEAYHKKN
- a CDS encoding helix-turn-helix domain-containing protein; its protein translation is MRRIPSGIVDEQTARTKFTLTRHPPAEELRDLVEHHWMLRWDLTEPHEQQVLPNLSVHLTFFPGATGVYGPAHELFTHRLAGRGHGIGARFRPGAFRGFLGAPLRALADRVTGVPEIFGPASARTGESVRKATTDAQMITAIDNLLIASRPTIPRAARVAVEAVEKIAADPEVIKVSDLAAALGLSVRAVQRLFAEHVGTTPKWAIRIYRLNEAARLLASPRPPDYADLAARLGYSDQPHFTRDFRTVTGRTPAEYARSARRPMSGTPDDGKPGN
- a CDS encoding TIGR03086 family metal-binding protein, yielding MSQHAELLAPAAAELVRVAAAAPSSTAPTHCADYDVRGLVNHLLYWGPWLDAALRREPYEPPAPTEAEASLAGDDWLPRLTKLTEQLVSTLQKPESWTGTVKFGPRDLPAAVIGDMVLGEFVFHAWDLTKASGTELNCSDEAAEAVLAFALGMGEQARAGGVFGPLVEVPDGAPVLHRALGAAGRNPSA
- a CDS encoding (2Fe-2S)-binding protein yields the protein MEIGDGLASSLVRAGVRYQLRTDVPDGWLRCSDLLKEPALFDEWRSLLTSWLTRQHGSAPAQTAASYVMSWYLYVPAYVGALLLHHERRVPSLKPEQLAFGLGPDRPHPEGMAVLSDAFYCLPTDPGSARREATVVRDERALAAVLRAQFIGHAARFVRAYAPGTRLGRRMLWAAATDALDSALWRAGRQGGTAEAEGAGVADAALVLDARYRPLTSASTLRTASTAEGHRSWERRRESCCFSYLLPGEAECDGCPRTCRR
- a CDS encoding ATP-dependent Clp protease ATP-binding subunit, whose amino-acid sequence is MFERFTDRARRVVVLAQEEARMLNHNYIGTEHILLGLIHEGEGVAAKALESLGIALEGVRQQVEEIIGQGQQAPSGHIPFTPRAKKVLELSLREALQLGHNYIGTEHILLGLIREGEGVAAQVLVKLGADLNRVRQQVLQLLSGYQTGEKSTEGSSGRGEGTPSSSLVLDQFGRNMTVLAREGKLDPVIGRGKEIERVMQVLSRRTKNNPVLIGEPGVGKTAVVEGLAQSIVKGEVPETLKDKQLYTLDLGSLVAGSRYRGDFEERLKKVLKEIKTRGDIILFIDELHTLVGAGAAEGAIDAASILKPMLARGELQTIGATTLEEYRKYIEKDAALERRFQPIQVGEPSLEHTIEILKGLRDRYEAHHRVSITDSALVAAATLADRYINDRFLPDKAIDLIDEAGARMRIRRMTAPPDLREFDEKIADVRRDKESAIDAQDFERAARLRDEEKQLLGQKGEREKQWKDGDLDVVAEVDDEQIAEVLANWTGIPVFKLTEEETTRLLRMEDELHKRIIGQEDAVKAVSQAIRRTRAGLKDPKRPSGSFIFAGPSGVGKTELSKALAAFLFGEDDALIQIDMGEFHDRYTASRLFGAPPGYVGYEEGGQLTEKVRRKPFSVVLFDEIEKAHQEIYNTLLQVLEDGRLTDGQGRTVDFKNTVLIFTSNLGTSDISKSVSLGFSSGADTTNRYEKMKQKVNEEMKKHFRPEFLNRIDDIIVFHQLNQQQIIEMVDLMIGRVETQLKAKDMEIELTEKAKALLAKRGFDPVLGARPLRRTIQREIEDQLSEKILFGEVEPGQIILVDVEGWSGNPEDRDDEAHFTFRGEKRPSSVPDAPPVSIGATENGEAEND